One genomic region from Leifsonia poae encodes:
- a CDS encoding trans-aconitate 2-methyltransferase — MPAIRWNPTAYDRFDRERSLPFFDLVSRIRAEAPRRVVDLGCGPGSLTAALAERWPGSEVVGLDSSPDMLEKARGLPQAPATLHFELLDIAEWMPGPADDVVVTNAALQWVPNHRELLPVWLDALAAGAWFAVQVPGNFGADSHRLLRETAAEPRWSSRLAGVLRHEDAVGEPADYLALLLDAGFSAEAWETTYLQVLPGADPVLDWMRGTSLRPVLTVLGHDAAAFEADLAPRLRGAYPAGPHGTVYPFRRLFAVGRKP, encoded by the coding sequence ATGCCCGCCATCCGCTGGAATCCGACAGCCTACGACCGGTTCGACAGGGAGCGGTCGCTGCCGTTCTTCGACCTCGTCTCCCGCATCCGGGCGGAGGCGCCGCGCCGCGTGGTCGACCTGGGTTGCGGGCCGGGGTCGCTCACCGCCGCCCTCGCAGAACGCTGGCCGGGCAGCGAGGTGGTTGGGCTGGATTCGTCGCCGGACATGCTCGAGAAGGCCCGCGGTCTTCCACAGGCGCCGGCGACGCTCCACTTCGAACTCCTCGACATCGCCGAGTGGATGCCCGGGCCGGCGGACGACGTCGTGGTCACCAACGCCGCCCTGCAGTGGGTTCCGAACCATCGCGAGCTGCTGCCTGTCTGGCTGGATGCGCTGGCCGCCGGCGCCTGGTTCGCCGTGCAGGTTCCCGGCAATTTCGGCGCCGACTCGCATCGGCTCCTGAGGGAGACGGCTGCCGAACCGCGCTGGAGCTCTCGCCTGGCCGGCGTGCTGCGGCACGAGGATGCGGTCGGCGAGCCGGCCGACTACCTCGCTCTGCTGCTCGATGCCGGTTTCAGTGCTGAAGCCTGGGAGACAACGTATCTGCAGGTGCTTCCGGGTGCGGACCCGGTGCTCGACTGGATGCGCGGCACCTCGCTTCGTCCGGTGCTCACCGTGCTGGGTCACGATGCCGCCGCCTTCGAAGCGGATCTCGCTCCCCGGCTGCGGGGGGCGTACCCGGCCGGCCCCCACGGCACCGTCTATCCGTTCCGGCGTCTGTTCGCGGTGGGGCGCAAGCCCTGA
- a CDS encoding TetR/AcrR family transcriptional regulator, which translates to MSTPAEHDERPLRADAARNREAILCAAGTALAEEGSDISLEEIARRAGVGVGTVYRRFPTHDALIEAVLDEKMTAYADRTEAAAERALVEPAEAFAAYIGFIVDQQIDDRAFAQLMCDRPHGSALFAAQQHRAFAATVLLVDRARAAGAVRSDLHHSDLILLIQATNGVISGGGPAAAEASRRLAHFLLQAFRVAGSESAPAVPAPWSGVDGSAPC; encoded by the coding sequence ATGAGCACTCCCGCCGAGCACGACGAGCGCCCCCTGCGAGCCGACGCGGCCCGCAACCGGGAGGCCATCCTCTGCGCGGCCGGAACGGCGCTCGCCGAAGAGGGGTCCGACATCTCGCTCGAGGAGATCGCCCGGCGGGCGGGCGTCGGCGTCGGAACCGTCTACCGGCGGTTTCCCACGCACGACGCTCTGATCGAGGCCGTGCTCGACGAGAAGATGACCGCGTACGCCGACCGCACCGAAGCCGCCGCCGAACGGGCGCTCGTCGAACCGGCCGAGGCTTTCGCCGCCTACATCGGGTTCATCGTCGACCAGCAGATCGACGATCGGGCCTTCGCGCAGCTGATGTGCGACCGCCCTCACGGCTCGGCCCTGTTCGCCGCGCAGCAGCATCGGGCGTTCGCGGCCACCGTGCTGCTCGTCGACCGGGCGCGGGCGGCGGGTGCGGTTCGCAGCGATCTCCACCACAGCGACCTCATCCTGTTGATCCAGGCGACCAACGGTGTGATCTCCGGCGGCGGTCCGGCGGCGGCTGAGGCGTCTCGTCGGCTCGCGCACTTCCTGCTGCAGGCGTTCCGCGTCGCGGGAAGCGAATCGGCGCCCGCCGTGCCGGCCCCGTGGTCGGGCGTCGACGGCTCGGCTCCGTGCTGA
- a CDS encoding MFS transporter, whose amino-acid sequence MLTPDAGSQARGLRPALVGLLALTAGSFFAVTTEVLPVGLLPAIGRAFSVSESIAGLLVSVYAVAVAVLAVPLTVLTRRYPRKAMLLCTLTLYVVSNALVAVAPNFAVVAVGRALGGISHALFFSVCIGYSARLVDREFIGRAMALVAGGISGGLILGVPLLTSLGTVLGWRSAFGALAILTALTTVGIAVVLPGVGNENPPPGNGTHQGRRRLVAVVTANGVAYLGQFVLYTYIAVVLLGAGSADAAIGPLLIGIGACGLLGLWFGAATFDRSPRWSGVAVIGVAALGMIGVGLGYPSFVAVLLAAAVWSAAYGAAPSFFQAASVRTHATSPEIAGAWVNTTSNIGIAGGAAIGAVTLDAAGAGALPWVGAALMVVALAITATARGAFPSRL is encoded by the coding sequence GTGCTGACCCCCGACGCCGGCTCGCAGGCCCGCGGGCTCCGGCCTGCCCTGGTCGGGCTTCTCGCGCTGACTGCCGGGTCGTTCTTCGCCGTGACCACTGAGGTTCTTCCGGTGGGCCTTCTTCCCGCCATCGGCCGGGCGTTCTCCGTGAGCGAGTCCATCGCAGGCCTGCTGGTGAGCGTATACGCGGTGGCCGTGGCGGTGCTCGCCGTGCCGCTGACGGTCCTGACCCGGCGTTACCCGCGCAAGGCGATGCTGCTGTGCACCCTCACGCTGTACGTCGTGAGCAACGCCCTCGTGGCCGTCGCGCCGAACTTCGCCGTCGTGGCCGTCGGGCGGGCGCTCGGCGGTATCTCGCACGCCCTCTTCTTCTCGGTCTGCATCGGGTATTCCGCCCGGCTGGTGGATCGCGAGTTCATCGGCCGGGCGATGGCGCTCGTCGCGGGCGGAATCTCGGGCGGCCTCATCCTCGGCGTTCCCCTGCTCACTTCGCTCGGAACGGTGCTCGGCTGGCGTTCCGCTTTCGGCGCGCTGGCGATCCTCACCGCGTTGACGACGGTCGGAATCGCGGTCGTGCTGCCCGGCGTGGGCAACGAGAATCCGCCGCCCGGAAACGGCACCCACCAGGGTCGGCGCCGCCTGGTCGCCGTGGTCACGGCGAACGGCGTGGCCTATCTCGGTCAGTTCGTGCTCTACACGTACATCGCGGTCGTCTTGCTGGGTGCGGGCTCTGCGGATGCGGCGATCGGCCCGCTCCTGATCGGTATCGGAGCGTGCGGGCTGCTCGGCCTCTGGTTCGGTGCTGCCACGTTCGACCGTTCGCCGCGCTGGAGCGGTGTCGCGGTGATCGGCGTCGCCGCGCTCGGGATGATCGGGGTGGGCCTGGGGTATCCGTCGTTCGTAGCCGTGCTCCTGGCCGCCGCGGTGTGGAGCGCGGCCTACGGGGCCGCGCCTTCGTTCTTCCAAGCCGCTTCGGTGCGCACCCACGCGACCTCCCCCGAGATCGCCGGCGCCTGGGTGAACACGACGAGCAACATCGGCATCGCCGGTGGGGCGGCCATCGGCGCGGTCACCCTCGACGCGGCCGGCGCCGGCGCCCTGCCCTGGGTCGGCGCTGCACTCATGGTCGTCGCCCTCGCCATCACGGCGACAGCGCGCGGCGCCTTCCCGTCGCGCCTCTGA
- a CDS encoding ABC transporter substrate-binding protein — MTRSRFSRAGHLVVAATIALGLIAGVAACSSGASGSTAHAASHTVKTANGEISVPVHPQRVVSVHSWTTESLYDLGLTPVAVEDSGEQYVPSRYLDRWKKAPKISNGADLNLEQIAALKPDLIVGVDVPYLAKLYPKLKAIAPTAFAPFGTGWSEYATATAKFVNEPAALNTLKAGYDEKIASIKKEYAPELAKYSWDVIQGGFDDGNYWIYGDGSPVGSILKSLGATFGSASTAVKGDDNNSVSYEQTDLLADADFLIYYTNNDGTPANNIDKLFALQSFKQLKAATADRVVPTTDFLPGSYSDGIGVLDVIEKALAAAKG; from the coding sequence ATGACCCGTTCCCGTTTCTCCCGTGCCGGCCACCTGGTCGTCGCGGCCACCATCGCCCTCGGTCTCATCGCCGGTGTCGCCGCCTGCTCCTCCGGCGCATCAGGTTCGACCGCCCACGCCGCGAGTCACACGGTCAAGACCGCCAACGGCGAGATCAGCGTCCCGGTGCACCCGCAACGCGTCGTCTCTGTGCACTCCTGGACGACCGAGTCGCTCTACGACCTCGGGCTGACACCGGTCGCGGTCGAAGACAGCGGCGAGCAGTATGTGCCCTCCCGCTACCTCGACCGGTGGAAGAAGGCGCCCAAGATCTCCAACGGTGCCGACCTGAACCTGGAGCAGATCGCCGCCCTCAAGCCCGACCTCATCGTGGGCGTCGACGTGCCGTACCTCGCCAAGCTCTACCCGAAGCTGAAAGCCATCGCCCCCACCGCCTTCGCCCCGTTCGGCACCGGGTGGTCGGAGTACGCCACCGCCACCGCAAAATTCGTCAACGAGCCGGCCGCCCTCAACACACTGAAAGCCGGCTACGACGAGAAGATCGCCTCCATCAAGAAGGAGTACGCGCCCGAACTCGCCAAATACAGCTGGGACGTCATCCAGGGCGGCTTCGACGACGGCAACTACTGGATCTACGGCGACGGATCCCCGGTCGGCTCCATCCTGAAGAGCCTCGGAGCCACGTTCGGCAGCGCGTCCACCGCCGTGAAGGGGGACGACAACAACTCGGTCTCCTATGAGCAGACCGACCTTCTGGCCGACGCCGACTTCCTCATCTACTACACGAACAACGACGGCACTCCGGCGAACAACATCGACAAGCTGTTCGCCCTGCAATCCTTCAAACAGCTCAAGGCCGCCACCGCCGACCGCGTCGTGCCGACCACCGACTTCCTGCCGGGATCGTACTCGGACGGCATCGGAGTGCTCGACGTGATCGAGAAGGCGCTCGCCGCGGCCAAGGGCTGA
- a CDS encoding nuclear transport factor 2 family protein: protein MSNLQTLADHVELLALQAEFTDAGMQGDFDGFASQFTARGIWRIPGIGVEFVGREQIRAGIERLKESWEFFVQTAHPGVIELSGDTARGRVYIAEFGRLRDGGSHSNHAIYHDRYERTEQGWRFAARSYEVRYMDTAPLTGSPPQR from the coding sequence GTGAGCAACCTGCAGACGCTCGCGGACCACGTCGAACTCCTGGCCTTGCAAGCGGAGTTCACCGACGCCGGGATGCAGGGCGATTTCGACGGCTTCGCCTCGCAGTTCACGGCGCGCGGCATCTGGCGCATCCCGGGCATCGGCGTCGAGTTCGTCGGCCGTGAGCAGATCCGCGCCGGGATCGAACGGTTGAAGGAATCGTGGGAGTTCTTCGTGCAGACCGCGCATCCGGGGGTGATCGAGCTGAGCGGGGACACCGCGCGGGGGCGCGTGTACATCGCCGAGTTCGGGCGGCTGCGCGACGGCGGTTCGCACTCGAACCACGCGATCTACCACGACCGGTACGAGCGCACGGAGCAGGGGTGGCGGTTCGCGGCGCGCAGCTACGAAGTGCGCTACATGGATACGGCGCCGCTGACCGGTTCCCCGCCTCAGCGCTGA
- a CDS encoding DoxX family protein — protein MAIAVWIVSGILAALYLAAGLMKSLRPKAALAPSLPWVDDYSAASVKAIGIVEVLGAIGLILPWLTGIAAMLTPIAASGFVIVQVLAIVVHMRRHENKSLPLNIILLLAALFVAIARFAGA, from the coding sequence ATGGCCATCGCCGTCTGGATCGTCTCCGGCATCCTCGCCGCCCTCTACCTCGCCGCCGGCCTCATGAAGAGCCTGCGGCCGAAGGCAGCGCTCGCGCCGAGCCTGCCCTGGGTCGACGACTACTCCGCCGCCTCTGTGAAGGCCATCGGCATCGTTGAGGTCCTCGGGGCGATCGGGCTCATCCTGCCCTGGCTCACCGGGATCGCGGCCATGCTGACCCCGATCGCCGCCTCCGGTTTCGTGATCGTGCAGGTTCTGGCGATCGTCGTGCATATGCGTCGTCACGAGAACAAGTCGCTGCCACTCAACATCATCCTGCTGCTGGCCGCCCTGTTCGTGGCCATCGCCCGCTTCGCCGGGGCCTGA
- a CDS encoding MarR family winged helix-turn-helix transcriptional regulator, with translation MPSARTAPDPRKLTSEEEELFNAFYVMRRGFDRALDLQLQRDHGISISELEVLMALVRSPGRRLRVRELVTSTGWEKSRLSHQVTRMVARGFVERQDCAEDRRASYIHLTGEGRRIVVRALPEHTATIRRTLFDPLSAEQQREFLEIARRMNAAIADETSDARTPSH, from the coding sequence ATGCCCAGCGCGCGCACCGCACCCGACCCGCGAAAGCTGACGTCCGAGGAAGAGGAGCTCTTCAACGCCTTCTATGTGATGCGCCGCGGCTTCGATCGGGCTCTCGATCTGCAGCTGCAGCGCGACCACGGCATCTCGATCTCGGAGCTCGAAGTCCTGATGGCGCTCGTGCGCTCCCCCGGGCGGCGGCTGCGCGTGCGTGAGCTGGTGACGAGCACGGGGTGGGAGAAAAGCCGTCTCTCCCACCAGGTGACCCGGATGGTCGCCCGCGGATTCGTGGAACGGCAGGACTGCGCGGAAGACAGGCGGGCCAGCTACATCCATCTGACAGGAGAGGGTCGGCGAATCGTGGTGCGCGCGCTCCCCGAGCACACGGCCACCATCCGGCGCACGCTGTTCGACCCGCTTAGCGCCGAACAGCAGCGGGAGTTCCTCGAGATCGCACGCCGGATGAACGCCGCCATCGCCGACGAGACCTCCGACGCACGCACACCATCCCACTGA
- a CDS encoding NADPH-dependent FMN reductase has product MTKIAIIIGSTRPGRNGEAVARWVFEHAAQREGVQYELVDLKDWALPHLDEALPAGMGQYANDHTKAWAAKVDEFDGYIFVTPEYNHSTSGVLKNAIDYVGAEWNNKAAGFVSYGVFGGARAVENLRLVLSTLQVATVTAQVGLSLAHDFENWALKATPQQEAALTPLFDQVESWSAALETVRAAQSEDAAEDAA; this is encoded by the coding sequence ATGACGAAGATCGCGATCATCATCGGCAGCACCCGCCCGGGCCGCAACGGCGAAGCCGTGGCCCGCTGGGTGTTCGAGCACGCCGCCCAGCGCGAGGGCGTTCAGTACGAGCTCGTCGACCTCAAAGACTGGGCGCTTCCGCACCTCGACGAGGCCCTGCCCGCCGGCATGGGACAGTACGCCAACGACCACACGAAGGCCTGGGCTGCCAAGGTCGACGAGTTCGACGGCTACATCTTCGTCACGCCCGAGTACAACCACTCCACATCCGGCGTGCTCAAGAACGCCATCGACTATGTCGGCGCCGAGTGGAACAACAAGGCCGCCGGATTCGTGAGCTACGGCGTCTTCGGCGGCGCTCGCGCCGTCGAGAACCTGCGGCTGGTGCTCTCGACCCTCCAGGTCGCCACCGTCACCGCGCAGGTCGGCCTCAGCCTCGCGCACGACTTCGAGAACTGGGCGCTCAAGGCCACCCCGCAGCAGGAGGCCGCGCTCACCCCGCTCTTCGACCAGGTCGAATCGTGGTCGGCCGCCCTCGAGACCGTGCGTGCCGCCCAGTCCGAGGACGCCGCCGAAGACGCGGCCTGA
- a CDS encoding alpha/beta hydrolase, translated as MTLTPPDLTIDRDAVLWSASERDRAGRPLLVLLHGYASDEADLFGIAAYLPLEPVIASVRAPIPEGPGFAWFSRFTNVPADPIAANADAAALAVLDWLDEQPPTPTGLLGFSQGGAVALQLLRLAPDRFDYAVQLSGFAVQGDSAGDARLGERRPPVFWGRGTLDEVIPATSVARTADWLPGHSTLDARIYEGMGHAISSRELTDIGAFIRHHLPTPAA; from the coding sequence GTGACACTCACCCCACCCGACCTCACCATCGACCGCGACGCCGTGCTCTGGTCGGCCTCCGAACGCGACCGCGCCGGCCGCCCCCTCCTCGTGCTGCTGCACGGCTACGCCTCCGACGAAGCCGACCTGTTCGGAATCGCGGCCTACCTGCCACTCGAGCCCGTGATCGCCTCCGTGCGCGCGCCCATTCCCGAAGGTCCCGGCTTCGCCTGGTTCTCGCGGTTCACCAATGTTCCCGCCGACCCGATCGCCGCCAACGCCGACGCGGCCGCGCTGGCGGTGCTCGACTGGCTCGACGAACAACCGCCGACGCCGACCGGACTGCTCGGCTTCTCCCAGGGCGGCGCGGTGGCCTTGCAACTGCTGCGCCTCGCGCCCGACCGATTCGACTACGCCGTGCAGCTCTCCGGGTTCGCGGTGCAGGGAGACTCGGCGGGGGATGCGCGACTGGGCGAACGACGGCCCCCGGTCTTCTGGGGCCGCGGCACCCTCGACGAGGTCATCCCCGCGACCTCGGTGGCGCGGACGGCGGATTGGCTCCCGGGCCACTCCACCCTCGACGCCCGCATCTACGAGGGGATGGGCCACGCCATCTCCTCCCGCGAGCTCACCGACATCGGCGCCTTCATCCGTCATCACCTCCCCACCCCCGCCGCCTGA
- a CDS encoding LCP family protein: MRRPTFPLPDEPRDDREPATEVFGRPVAPDPRRPVRATRPAGGRPAARPVTPVAGSGSGYGDVGDLFGDNGRGGNGGSGGGGNGGGSGGGGNGGDGGDGPGRGRSGRAGTPRKRRSRTKRIVGWTAFGLAVILVVVGGYAAYSYIRFVNGVKHVDVISNENKPKNDLDGAAQNILLVGDDHRPDNASQAELDQLGTTSDGGGTNTDTMMILHLPADGKSATLISLPRDSWVDVPGHGMNKLNAAFQLGRGDSGSDTAGAKLLIQTVQNLTGLTMDHYVRVSLLGFYDIAQALGPIQVCLNQAVNDPYSQADFPAGVSTLDAHQALAFVRQRHGLPGGDLDRVVRQQYFLSVEAHKFLSAGTLLNPGKLSKVLDAISGSLETDPGLNFLSLAAQMQGLTGGKIQSATIPISGTPTITVDGTDVSIVQVDTAAMPAFIQSVIGNPGPYEKATAAKPADVTVTVLNGGSSNGAATTATQAFAAAGFKTGTPGDANTSATTIVQYPSGQESQAKAVAALLPGAAVQETSSVAGVTVILGDDGIMPSAPGAASGGSSSGSGSGSAATPSSPAKNYSAQVCIN; the protein is encoded by the coding sequence GTGCGACGCCCGACCTTCCCCCTGCCCGATGAGCCCCGTGACGACCGCGAGCCGGCCACCGAGGTCTTCGGGCGTCCGGTCGCGCCCGATCCGCGGCGTCCCGTTCGCGCCACCCGCCCGGCCGGCGGACGTCCTGCGGCCCGCCCGGTCACGCCGGTTGCCGGCTCGGGAAGCGGCTACGGCGACGTCGGCGACCTCTTCGGTGACAACGGCCGTGGCGGCAACGGTGGAAGCGGCGGTGGAGGCAACGGCGGCGGAAGCGGCGGTGGAGGCAACGGCGGTGACGGCGGTGACGGTCCCGGCCGCGGGCGCTCCGGGCGGGCGGGCACGCCGCGCAAGCGCCGCAGCCGCACCAAGCGCATCGTCGGCTGGACCGCTTTCGGGCTGGCGGTCATCCTCGTCGTGGTCGGAGGTTACGCGGCGTACAGCTACATCCGGTTCGTCAACGGCGTCAAACACGTGGACGTGATCTCGAACGAGAACAAGCCGAAGAACGACCTCGACGGCGCGGCCCAGAACATCCTGCTCGTCGGCGACGACCACCGCCCGGACAACGCCTCGCAGGCGGAACTCGACCAGCTCGGCACCACCTCCGACGGCGGCGGAACCAACACCGACACGATGATGATCCTGCACCTGCCCGCCGACGGGAAGTCGGCGACCCTCATCTCGCTGCCGCGCGACTCGTGGGTCGACGTTCCGGGCCACGGGATGAACAAGCTGAACGCGGCTTTCCAGCTCGGGCGCGGCGACAGCGGCAGCGACACCGCCGGCGCCAAATTGCTGATCCAGACCGTGCAGAACCTCACCGGTCTCACGATGGACCACTATGTGCGCGTCTCACTGCTCGGCTTCTACGATATCGCGCAGGCGCTCGGCCCGATCCAGGTCTGCCTCAACCAGGCTGTCAACGACCCATACTCGCAGGCGGACTTCCCGGCCGGCGTCTCGACGCTCGATGCGCATCAGGCTCTCGCGTTCGTGCGGCAGCGGCACGGTCTGCCGGGCGGCGACCTCGACCGCGTCGTGCGTCAGCAATACTTCCTCTCGGTGGAGGCGCACAAGTTCCTCTCCGCCGGAACGCTGCTCAATCCGGGCAAGCTCTCCAAGGTGCTGGATGCGATCAGCGGCTCGCTCGAAACCGATCCGGGTCTCAATTTCCTCTCCCTGGCCGCACAGATGCAGGGGCTCACGGGCGGCAAGATCCAATCGGCCACCATCCCGATCTCGGGCACCCCGACGATCACCGTCGATGGCACCGATGTCTCGATCGTGCAGGTCGACACCGCCGCCATGCCCGCTTTCATCCAGAGCGTGATCGGCAACCCGGGCCCGTATGAGAAGGCGACAGCCGCGAAGCCCGCTGATGTGACCGTCACTGTGCTCAACGGTGGCAGCAGTAACGGTGCCGCCACCACGGCGACCCAGGCGTTCGCGGCGGCCGGGTTCAAGACCGGCACGCCCGGAGATGCGAACACCAGCGCGACGACGATCGTGCAGTACCCGAGCGGGCAGGAGTCGCAGGCCAAGGCCGTCGCCGCCCTGCTGCCGGGTGCCGCCGTGCAGGAGACCTCCTCGGTCGCGGGCGTGACCGTGATCCTCGGCGACGACGGGATCATGCCCAGCGCTCCCGGTGCGGCATCGGGTGGTTCCAGCTCGGGTTCGGGCTCCGGTTCTGCCGCGACCCCGAGCTCGCCCGCGAAGAACTACAGCGCCCAGGTCTGCATCAACTAG
- a CDS encoding NUDIX hydrolase family protein encodes MSVRTPDPIPERSPDDGPQQGPAWLSDIELEQARRRLPLLYVEAVPVRVDGLGQVTEVGVLLRANAVGEITRTLVSGRVMYGETIREALFRHLEKDLGPMAFPQLPASPTPFQVAEYFPMPGVTPFTDDRQHAVSLAYVVPVTGTCDPRQDALELTWMRPEEAVTPAVSEEMEGGRGVLLKAALASVGRLV; translated from the coding sequence ATGAGCGTGCGCACCCCAGACCCGATCCCCGAGCGGTCGCCCGACGACGGCCCCCAGCAGGGTCCGGCCTGGCTGAGCGACATCGAGCTGGAGCAGGCCCGGCGGCGGCTGCCGCTGCTCTACGTCGAGGCCGTTCCGGTGCGGGTCGACGGTCTCGGTCAGGTCACCGAAGTCGGTGTGCTGCTGCGTGCCAACGCAGTCGGCGAGATCACCCGAACGCTCGTCTCGGGGCGCGTCATGTACGGCGAGACGATCCGCGAGGCGCTCTTCCGCCACCTCGAGAAAGACCTCGGCCCGATGGCGTTCCCGCAGCTTCCGGCAAGCCCCACGCCGTTCCAGGTGGCCGAATACTTCCCGATGCCGGGCGTCACGCCGTTCACCGATGACCGCCAGCACGCGGTCTCCCTCGCCTATGTCGTGCCCGTCACCGGAACCTGCGACCCCCGTCAGGATGCCCTCGAACTCACCTGGATGCGCCCGGAAGAGGCTGTGACCCCCGCTGTCTCCGAAGAGATGGAGGGCGGCCGCGGCGTGCTGCTGAAAGCGGCACTGGCCTCCGTGGGCCGTCTGGTCTGA
- a CDS encoding DNA-formamidopyrimidine glycosylase family protein produces the protein MPEGDTVYRTARLLNDALAGRILTETDFRVPAFATVDLAGQPVDEVLSRGKHLLARIGEHTVHSHLKMEGSWELYTPGGPWRHPAFQARAVLRTAQTVAVGFQLGVLEVLPRDREQDAVGHLGPDLLGPDWDADEAVRRLAAHPAQPIAAALLDQRNLAGIGNEYVNEICFLRGMPPTRPVAETDLPATVSLARRLLLANRDRPRRVTTGDTRRGRTSWVHGRQGEPCRRCGTLIERSTLSRVSYSCPVCQR, from the coding sequence ATGCCGGAGGGCGACACCGTCTACCGCACGGCACGACTGCTGAACGACGCCCTCGCCGGCCGCATCCTGACCGAGACCGATTTCCGGGTGCCGGCTTTCGCCACGGTCGACCTCGCCGGGCAGCCCGTCGACGAGGTGCTGAGCCGGGGCAAGCATCTGCTCGCGCGGATCGGGGAGCACACTGTGCACAGTCACCTCAAAATGGAGGGGAGCTGGGAGCTGTACACCCCGGGCGGCCCGTGGCGGCATCCGGCCTTCCAGGCCCGAGCGGTGCTGCGAACCGCCCAGACGGTGGCCGTCGGGTTTCAGCTGGGTGTGCTGGAGGTGCTCCCCCGCGACCGCGAGCAGGATGCGGTCGGCCATCTCGGCCCCGACCTTCTCGGCCCCGACTGGGATGCGGACGAGGCCGTGCGCCGGCTCGCCGCCCATCCCGCGCAGCCGATCGCCGCAGCCCTGCTCGACCAGCGCAACCTGGCCGGGATCGGCAACGAGTACGTGAACGAGATCTGCTTCCTGCGCGGGATGCCGCCCACCCGCCCCGTCGCCGAAACGGACCTGCCCGCGACCGTGTCGCTCGCGCGCCGGCTGCTTCTCGCGAACCGCGATCGGCCCCGCCGGGTGACGACGGGCGACACCAGGCGTGGCCGAACGAGCTGGGTCCATGGCCGCCAGGGCGAGCCGTGCCGGCGGTGCGGAACGCTCATCGAGCGCAGCACGCTCAGCCGGGTGAGCTACAGCTGCCCGGTCTGTCAGCGCTGA
- a CDS encoding DoxX family protein yields the protein MFLLLTILCIVANGATAIATFARAKFVVANLGDVDLDPARIPLLAALQAAGAVGLLLGLLGVPFIGVAAAGGLVVFFIGAVVVHLRSGAFRSLPSPVLFLALAIATFVVTVLR from the coding sequence ATGTTCCTCCTTCTCACGATTCTCTGCATCGTGGCGAACGGCGCGACCGCCATCGCCACCTTCGCCCGAGCGAAGTTCGTCGTCGCCAACCTGGGCGATGTCGACCTCGACCCGGCCCGCATCCCCCTGCTCGCCGCGCTGCAGGCGGCCGGGGCCGTCGGGCTGCTGCTCGGGCTGCTCGGTGTGCCGTTCATCGGTGTCGCGGCGGCCGGCGGCCTCGTCGTGTTCTTCATCGGCGCCGTCGTGGTGCATCTGAGGTCGGGGGCGTTCCGCAGCCTTCCGAGCCCGGTACTGTTCCTGGCGCTCGCCATAGCCACCTTCGTCGTGACGGTGCTGCGGTGA
- the sigJ gene encoding RNA polymerase sigma factor SigJ, protein MTDVTTDRRLLMNVAYRLLGSVTESEDAVQEAYARWFAQPAAAREAIESPPGWLVTVTTRICLDVLGSARARRERYVGEWLPEPVPSAAQWTSQSDPLRSGDPADRVTLDESLSMAMLVVLEAMTPAERVAFILHDVFRYTFAEVGEIVGRSPAACRQLASSARRRVRESDRGVVSPSDQARVVAEFKQALDSGDLTALLRILDPDATAVPDGGGHVQAAIEPLHGAETIARYLLGFGRIRPDLRFELATVNGRTGLVIRDAAGAALAVAAVGIVHGRIDRLWVIRNPGKLEGWS, encoded by the coding sequence ATGACCGATGTGACGACCGATCGCCGACTGCTGATGAACGTCGCCTACCGCCTGCTCGGCTCGGTGACCGAATCGGAGGACGCCGTTCAGGAGGCGTACGCTCGCTGGTTCGCCCAGCCCGCCGCCGCCCGCGAGGCGATCGAGTCGCCGCCCGGCTGGCTCGTCACGGTGACGACGAGGATCTGCCTGGACGTGCTCGGCTCGGCTCGGGCACGGCGGGAGCGCTACGTCGGCGAGTGGCTGCCGGAACCGGTCCCATCCGCCGCGCAGTGGACGAGCCAGTCCGACCCGCTCCGGTCGGGCGATCCCGCCGACCGGGTCACGCTCGACGAATCGCTCAGCATGGCCATGCTGGTGGTTCTGGAGGCGATGACTCCGGCGGAACGCGTGGCGTTCATCCTGCACGACGTCTTCCGCTACACATTCGCCGAAGTCGGCGAGATCGTCGGCCGGTCACCGGCGGCCTGCCGCCAATTGGCTTCCTCGGCGAGACGCCGGGTTCGGGAATCCGACCGGGGCGTGGTGTCGCCGTCGGACCAGGCCCGTGTGGTGGCCGAGTTCAAGCAAGCCCTCGACTCGGGCGACCTGACAGCCCTGCTGCGCATCCTCGATCCGGACGCGACGGCTGTGCCCGACGGCGGGGGCCACGTGCAGGCGGCCATCGAACCGCTGCACGGAGCGGAGACGATCGCCCGGTACCTTCTCGGCTTCGGCCGCATACGGCCCGACCTGCGCTTCGAGCTCGCCACCGTGAACGGCCGCACCGGACTGGTGATCCGGGATGCGGCCGGCGCGGCCCTCGCAGTGGCTGCGGTCGGGATCGTCCACGGTCGCATCGACCGGCTCTGGGTCATCCGCAACCCCGGCAAGCTCGAGGGCTGGTCCTGA